Genomic segment of Nitrospirota bacterium:
AACGATCCGTCCACCGTGGTCGTGCTGTTGGCCGATCCGTTTTCGACCCCCGGCACCGAGTTCCTCGCCTTTCTCGACCAGCAATGCCCGGGCGCCCGAGCTGTTGGCGGGATGAGCAGCGGCGGCGGTGCGCCGGGCGAGAATCGATTGCTTCTGGGAGAGGCCGTGGTCTCCGAGGGAGTCGTGGGTGTGGCGCTCACCGGTGACGTGCCGATCGTGACCGTGGTGTCCCAGGGGTGTCGACCGGTGGGCGGGCGATTTCTGATCACCCGCTCAGAGGGCAACATTATCTATGAACTCGGGGGGCGGCCGGCGTTTGTCTGCCTGCAGGAGATGTACGCGTCGCTTCCGCCGGCCGAGCAGGAGATGGCTCGGCGGGGCTTACACATCGGCGTGACCATCAATGAAGCCAAATCGCAGTTCGACCGGGGAGACTTTCTGGTCCGCGGTTTGGTGGGCGCTGACCAACAGGAAGGCAGCTTGGCGATCGGGGACCTGGTCCACGAGGGCCAGACCGTGCAGTTTCACATCCGGGATCGCGAGACCGCGAGCGAAGACCTCAGCGCGCTGCTCGAAACGCAAGCGCACGCCCCGCAGCGGCTGATGCCCGAGGCTGCTCTGCTCTTCAGCTGCAACGGGCGGGGCCGCCGGTTGTTCGGACGGCCACACCACGACATCACCATGGTGCGCTCCCACCTCGGGGACGTCTCGATCGCGGGGTTCTTTGCCCAAGGCGAGGTGGGGCCAGTGGGCGGAAACAATTTCCTGCACGGATTTACCGCCAGCGTCGCGATCTTCGGTCGCCCGGTGGGCGGCTGACCTGACCCGCACGCCAGGCTCCCTCCTCCTCTCTACCACCGATACACGGTCGCGTATTTGTCTTCCAGGTAGTTCAGGAAATGATCGGGGTTGAGAGGTTCGCCGGTCACTCGCACCAAGAACTCTTCAGAAGAGTACATTCGGCCCCACCGGTGGAGGCGGTCGCGCAGCCACTCGCGGAGCGGATCGAGCCGCCCCTGTTCGATCAGGGTGGGCAGGTCCGCGATGTCCCGCAGGGCCTGTTGCCACAACTGGGCGGCGTAGAGATTGCCCAACGTGTAGGTGGGAAAGTACCCGAACGCACCGTGTGCCCAGTGGATGTCCTGGAGCACGCCTTCGCCGTCGTGGGTGGGGCTGACCCCCAGCGTGGCTTGCATGGCCGCGTTCCACGCCTCGGGGAGGTTGCGAGGCAGCAGGGTCCCGGCGATCAACGCCAGCTCCAACTCGAAACGCACGATGATGTGAAAGTTGTACGTCAATTCGTCCGCTTCGGTCCGGATCAACGACGGCCGGACCACGTTGATCGCGGCGTGGAACGCGTCCAGCGACACGGCCGACAGGGCGTCGGGAAACGTTTCCTTCAACAGTGGGAAGAAGTACCGCCAGAATTCCGGTGATCGCCCCACGCAGTTTTCCCACAGGCGCGACTGGCTTTCGTGAACCCCGAGCGACACCGCCTCTCCGAGCGGCGTGCCCCAGTACGTCGGGTCGAGCCCCTGGTCGTACAACCCGTGTCCGCCCTCGTGAAGACAACTGAAGAGACACGTGGCGAGATCGTCGGCCGCGACGCGGGTGGTGACGCGCACGTCGGTGGGATGAAAGCCGGTGGTGAAGGGGTGGGCCGATTGATCCAACCGGCCGCGGGTGAAGTCGTATCCCATCGCGTCGAGGACCACACGTCCGAACCGGATCTGGCGGGCCAGATCGTACGGCCCGGGCGGGAGCGGGGCGATGCGTACCGAGGCGCCTTCTACGCGACGGAGCAACGGTAAGAGCCGGGCCTTGAGGTCGGTGAACAGGGCGGCCACGCGCGCGGTTGTCATGCCCGGTTCGAACGCATCCAACAACGCGTCGTAAGGCGTGTCGGGATACCCGAGGAGCGCGGCTTCCTCGCGTTTGAGCGTGACGATCTGCTCCAGCAACGGGAGAAATCGGCTGAACCGCCGCGTCTCCCGCGCCTCCTGCCACGCGTCTTGCGCGAGCGCACAGGTCTTCTCGAGCAACGACACGAACGCGGTGGGGAGGCGCTTGGCCCGTCGATAATCGCGGAAGACCTCGCGCAACAGGGCCCGGGCCGCGGGCTCCGGCTCCGGGTCGAAGATCGCCCCGGTGTCCAGGTCCATCCAACGCGCGAGCAGGTCCTCGGTCGTCGATGAGACGAAGCGCTCGTGCGCCGCGCCCTGCAGCGCGGCCAGCGTGTCGGCTCGCGTCGCGGCGCCGCCGCGCGGCATATACGTTTCCTGGTCCCACGACAGCACCGCGGCGGCGCTGTGCACATGCGCGATTTCGATCAGATGCGCGGTGAGCGGTCGGAGGTCGGCCAGGGTCAGCACGAAGGTTTCGGCGTCAGCGGGTGAGCAGGGGGCGGAGAATCGGCCAGATGTGGTCCACGATGACCTGATACCCCTCGGCATTGGGGTGAATGCCGTCGCTCTGGTTGAGCGCGGAATTCGCGGCGACACCCTCGAGAAAAAACGGGATCAGCGACAGGCCGTAGCGGCGGGCGAGGTCGGGAAAGATCATCGCGAACGCGCCCGCGTAGTCGTCGCCGTAATTCGGAGGCATCCGCATGCCGGCCAGGACCACCGTCACTCCGGCCGCCTGAAGCCGTTCGATGATCTGGGCGAGATTCTCGCGGGTCCGCTCGAGCGAGAGGCCCCGCAGCCCGTCGTTGGCACCCAACGCCAGAATCACGATGCGGGGCTGCGCTTTCAGGACCCAATCGACGCGCCGGAGTCCGCCGGCCGTGGTGTCGCCGCTGACTCCGGCGTTGACCACCCGGTAGTCGAATCCCTGCTCGCGAAGGCGGCGCTCCAACCGGGCCGGGTACGCGTCGCTGACCGGCACCCCCAATCCTGCGGTCAGGCTGTCGCCGAACGCCACGAGCGTGGGGGGCGCGCCCACCCGTTCATCGGCCCGGGCTGTTCCCGCCGTGGCGTACAGCAGCGCCCCCAAGACCGCGGCGGCGCCCAACGCCGCGCGGTGGGCCGGAGAGTGATCGCGCAACCCGCGCATCGGCCCAGTGTATAATGGCCGGCGATGGGCTGCAACCCGCTTCGTTCCTCCGGATGATCACCCTCCGGGACGTGACGGTCCGTCTC
This window contains:
- a CDS encoding FIST N-terminal domain-containing protein, which gives rise to MTSYGAGVSLQSDAAAAAKEACAQTSPDPDVPVDLALVFVSPHHAERFGDAASVVAEHLRPRVLLGCTGEGIIGDDREIERQPALVVWAARLPGVTLSPFHATFHQTDEGIGVSGWPADMPNDPSTVVVLLADPFSTPGTEFLAFLDQQCPGARAVGGMSSGGGAPGENRLLLGEAVVSEGVVGVALTGDVPIVTVVSQGCRPVGGRFLITRSEGNIIYELGGRPAFVCLQEMYASLPPAEQEMARRGLHIGVTINEAKSQFDRGDFLVRGLVGADQQEGSLAIGDLVHEGQTVQFHIRDRETASEDLSALLETQAHAPQRLMPEAALLFSCNGRGRRLFGRPHHDITMVRSHLGDVSIAGFFAQGEVGPVGGNNFLHGFTASVAIFGRPVGG
- a CDS encoding carboxypeptidase M32 → MLTLADLRPLTAHLIEIAHVHSAAAVLSWDQETYMPRGGAATRADTLAALQGAAHERFVSSTTEDLLARWMDLDTGAIFDPEPEPAARALLREVFRDYRRAKRLPTAFVSLLEKTCALAQDAWQEARETRRFSRFLPLLEQIVTLKREEAALLGYPDTPYDALLDAFEPGMTTARVAALFTDLKARLLPLLRRVEGASVRIAPLPPGPYDLARQIRFGRVVLDAMGYDFTRGRLDQSAHPFTTGFHPTDVRVTTRVAADDLATCLFSCLHEGGHGLYDQGLDPTYWGTPLGEAVSLGVHESQSRLWENCVGRSPEFWRYFFPLLKETFPDALSAVSLDAFHAAINVVRPSLIRTEADELTYNFHIIVRFELELALIAGTLLPRNLPEAWNAAMQATLGVSPTHDGEGVLQDIHWAHGAFGYFPTYTLGNLYAAQLWQQALRDIADLPTLIEQGRLDPLREWLRDRLHRWGRMYSSEEFLVRVTGEPLNPDHFLNYLEDKYATVYRW
- a CDS encoding arylesterase; this translates as MRGLRDHSPAHRAALGAAAVLGALLYATAGTARADERVGAPPTLVAFGDSLTAGLGVPVSDAYPARLERRLREQGFDYRVVNAGVSGDTTAGGLRRVDWVLKAQPRIVILALGANDGLRGLSLERTRENLAQIIERLQAAGVTVVLAGMRMPPNYGDDYAGAFAMIFPDLARRYGLSLIPFFLEGVAANSALNQSDGIHPNAEGYQVIVDHIWPILRPLLTR